One Salvelinus namaycush isolate Seneca chromosome 4, SaNama_1.0, whole genome shotgun sequence genomic window carries:
- the patl2 gene encoding protein PAT1 homolog 2, which produces MSAKEKEWIIRLQMIQLQSENPHLDDYYYQEYYRRMEAKLAEEELGMRGKREPPKLTTPYVTKMDSYTPVVHIEGSLGQVAVSTCFSPRRAINAVAAHCPHEELKDIRQQRLDVLKKIEKLFMVLLEVEEQQRMKAQVLGEGEEKGLMEKTEIKVEYIYSQLQHPDLEAGEEFLPCLLVSKGKQLLARLLPFLSHDAALKVLSMVTSHLPVLMSRDADESLPVLYPSLRIVIGGMTFSQLIGVLKDFTASLPDSSGGSMCLSLVCQSKFGLSLLYALLSQGERLLSSDVPLEPSIGDFETWTDTVFLVASQLSQTALVEPLLLPSNLLTLFCRYLDKRTIHQLKSNME; this is translated from the exons ATGTCGGCTAAAGAGAAAGAGTGGATCATTAGACTACAGATGATTCAGCTCCAGAGCGAGAATCCCCACCTGGACGACTACTACTACCAG GAGTACTATCGGCGAATGGAGGCCAAGCTGGCAGAGGAGGAGTTGGGCATGCGAGGCAAGAGGGAGCCGCCCAAACTCACCACCCCCTACGTCACCAAGATGGACTCTTACACCCCAG TGGTGCACATCGAGGGTTCCCTAGGCCAGGTCGCCGTGTCGACGTGTTTCTCTCCTCGACGAGCGATCAATGCAGTTGCAGCCCACTGTCCACACGAG GAACTAAAAGACATCAGGCAACAGCGATTAGACGTCCTAAAGAAAATAGAAAAG TTGTTCATGGTGCTGCTGGAGGTAGAAGAGCAGCAGAGGATGAAGGCACAGGTGCTGGGGGAGGGTGAGGAGAAAGGGCTGATGGAGAAAACTGAGATAAAAGTGGAGTACATCTATTCCCAGCTACAGCATCCCGACCT AGAGGCAGGGGAAGAATTTCTGCCATGTCTCCTGGTGTCCAAAGGAAAGCAGCTACTGGCTCGACTCCTCCCCTTCCTGTCCCATGACGCTGCGTTGAAAGTCTTAAGCATGGTGACTTCTCACCTGCCTGTACTCATGAGCAGAGATGCAGATGAG TCTCTTCCGGTTTTGTACCCATCTCTTCGAATTGTGATCGGAGGCATGACCTTCAGTCAGCTTATTGGGGTCCTTAAAGACTTTACGGCATCACTTCCCGACTCCAGCGGTGGCAGCATGTGCCTCTCTCTTGTCTGCCAAAGCAAG TTTGGGCTCTCCTTACTCTACGCCCTGCTGTCCCAAGGAGAGAGGCTACTGTCCTCTGACGTTCCTCTGGAGCCCAGCATTGGTGACTTTGAAACCTG GACAGACACAGTCTTCCTGGTGGCATCGCAGCTATCCCAGACTGCTCTGGTGGAGCCCCTTCTCCTACCCTCAAACCTTCTCACACTCTTCTGCCGCTACCTGGACAAGCGTACCATCCACCAGCTGAAGAGCAATATGGAGTGA